A part of Actinobaculum sp. 313 genomic DNA contains:
- the trpD gene encoding anthranilate phosphoribosyltransferase, with amino-acid sequence MSDTRSWPDLTSRLISHEDLSSEDTAWAMDQVMSGETSPVVLAGFLTALAAKGETPSELRGLADAMLSHALPISVSGPVLDIVGTGGDRLRTVNISTTAAMVIAAAGVPLVKHGNRASSSASGAADCLEALGVNLMLPVEGVERCFHELGITFIFANVFHPSMRFAAQARRELGVATAFNVLGPLTNPARPDRCVIGVSSARHAPIVAGVLAERGTSSLVFRGANGMDELSAVTSNQVWEIRDGHITEYELDAVEELGLAPATVEDLRGEDAAFNADVTRRVLAGETGAVRDAVTLNAAAALVADGTRNGTRVSDGSFAQRMAAGLDIARQTIDSGAASDLLDRWVTLSQKLGTP; translated from the coding sequence ATGAGTGATACCCGGTCGTGGCCCGATCTCACCAGTAGGCTTATTAGCCACGAAGATCTCAGTAGCGAGGACACCGCATGGGCGATGGATCAGGTGATGTCGGGTGAGACGTCGCCGGTCGTCTTGGCGGGATTCCTTACCGCCCTGGCTGCGAAGGGGGAGACCCCGTCCGAACTGCGCGGCCTGGCGGATGCCATGCTGTCCCACGCGCTGCCTATTTCCGTTTCCGGGCCGGTTCTGGACATTGTGGGCACCGGTGGTGACCGTCTGCGCACGGTTAATATTTCCACGACGGCGGCGATGGTCATTGCGGCTGCGGGCGTGCCCTTGGTCAAGCACGGCAATCGTGCGAGTTCTTCGGCTTCGGGCGCGGCGGATTGCCTGGAGGCGTTGGGTGTTAACTTGATGCTGCCGGTGGAGGGTGTTGAGCGCTGTTTCCATGAGCTGGGCATTACCTTTATCTTCGCGAATGTTTTCCATCCCTCTATGCGTTTTGCCGCGCAAGCCCGCCGCGAGCTCGGTGTGGCAACGGCCTTTAATGTGCTGGGGCCGCTGACCAATCCGGCGCGGCCGGATCGTTGCGTGATCGGCGTATCAAGTGCGCGGCACGCGCCCATCGTCGCCGGCGTGCTGGCGGAGCGGGGGACCTCCTCGCTGGTGTTCCGTGGTGCGAACGGCATGGATGAACTGTCAGCAGTCACCTCGAATCAGGTGTGGGAGATCCGCGACGGCCATATTACCGAGTATGAACTTGATGCCGTGGAAGAGCTCGGCCTGGCGCCGGCCACAGTGGAAGATCTGCGTGGCGAGGATGCGGCGTTCAATGCCGATGTGACGCGGCGTGTGCTGGCGGGTGAAACGGGTGCGGTGCGTGATGCCGTCACATTGAATGCGGCAGCGGCCCTGGTGGCGGACGGTACGCGAAACGGTACGCGGGTGTCGGATGGTTCCTTTGCCCAGCGGATGGCGGCCGGGCTTGATATCGCGCGGCAAACCATCGATTCCGGAGCGGCATCCGATCTTTTGGATCGTTGGGTGACTCTCTCACAGAAGCTGGGCACGCCGTAG